The following proteins come from a genomic window of Paenibacillus spongiae:
- a CDS encoding response regulator transcription factor: protein MRPHILVVDDDEKITSLLRRSLAFEGYEVATANNGLEGLKAMLTSDPDLLILDVMMPQVDGWEVCSRVREGGSTVPILMLTAKDDIQDRVKGLDIGADDYLVKPFALEELLARVRALLRRKTDKLEEQTNRIVYEDLILDLDSREAVRNERRIDLTAKEFDLLHLFMQNPRRVLTRDSIMDKIWGYDYSGESNVLEVYIAMLRQKTEEGGYKRLIQTVRGTGYVLRGEN from the coding sequence ATGAGACCGCATATTCTGGTCGTGGACGACGATGAGAAAATTACTTCGCTGCTGCGCCGCAGCCTGGCTTTCGAGGGCTACGAGGTGGCGACTGCCAATAACGGACTTGAAGGATTAAAGGCTATGCTGACAAGCGATCCCGATCTGCTTATTCTGGATGTTATGATGCCTCAGGTGGACGGCTGGGAGGTCTGCAGCCGCGTCCGCGAAGGGGGAAGCACGGTGCCGATCCTGATGCTGACCGCAAAGGATGATATTCAGGACCGGGTCAAGGGATTGGACATCGGTGCCGACGATTATTTGGTCAAGCCCTTCGCGCTGGAGGAGCTGCTGGCCCGGGTCCGAGCGCTGCTGCGCCGGAAAACCGATAAGCTCGAGGAACAGACCAATCGGATCGTATACGAAGATTTGATACTGGATTTGGACTCGCGGGAAGCCGTCCGCAATGAAAGGCGAATCGACCTGACGGCGAAGGAATTCGATCTTCTTCACCTGTTTATGCAGAATCCGCGCAGAGTCTTAACGCGCGATTCCATTATGGACAAGATATGGGGCTATGATTACAGCGGCGAATCGAATGTGCTTGAAGTGTACATCGCCATGCTCCGGCAGAAGACGGAGGAAGGCGGGTACAAGCGGCTCATCCAGACAGTTCGCGGAACCGGTTATGTGTTGAGAGGAGAGAATTGA
- a CDS encoding response regulator transcription factor produces MKKKILVVDDEPSISMLIEFNLKLAGYDVRCVHDGEAVFDMLKPFRPDLIILDLMLPKMDGIQVCRELRKQNNAVPIVMLTALQDVTDVIAGLDNGADDYMTKPFSPQELLSRIQAILRRVKSLPGTSENTVHEIGRLTVFSEQREVHVDNKPVELTPKEFELLLFLCRHRGKVLSRQQLLHGVWDYHFLGDTRIVDVHISHLRDKIEKSARSPEYIMTVRNVGYKLSGPSTVDSSVASL; encoded by the coding sequence ATGAAGAAAAAAATACTGGTCGTCGATGACGAGCCTTCAATCTCCATGCTTATCGAATTTAATTTGAAATTAGCCGGGTATGACGTCCGCTGCGTGCATGACGGCGAAGCCGTATTCGACATGTTAAAGCCGTTTCGCCCCGACCTCATCATTCTCGATCTCATGCTGCCCAAGATGGATGGCATTCAAGTATGCCGCGAGCTTCGTAAACAGAACAATGCCGTTCCGATCGTCATGCTTACCGCCCTTCAGGACGTGACGGACGTGATCGCAGGTCTGGACAACGGTGCGGATGACTACATGACCAAGCCGTTCTCGCCCCAGGAGCTGCTCTCCCGTATTCAAGCGATATTGCGCCGGGTCAAATCGCTGCCGGGCACATCAGAAAATACCGTTCATGAAATTGGCCGGCTGACCGTCTTCTCGGAGCAGCGCGAAGTCCATGTCGATAATAAGCCTGTGGAGCTGACGCCCAAAGAATTCGAGCTCCTGCTGTTCCTCTGCCGCCACCGCGGAAAAGTACTCAGCCGGCAGCAGCTGCTTCACGGCGTGTGGGATTATCATTTCCTTGGCGATACGCGCATCGTTGACGTTCATATTAGCCATCTTCGCGATAAGATCGAGAAATCGGCCCGCTCTCCCGAATATATCATGACCGTCCGCAACGTAGGCTATAAGCTGTCGGGACCCAGTACGGTAGACAGCTCCGTCGCTTCGCTCTAA
- a CDS encoding 4-hydroxy-3-methylbut-2-enyl diphosphate reductase, translating to MEIVKISPRGYCYGVVDAMVMALQTVKNSELPRPIYILGMIVHNSHVTEALKQEGVITLDGENRLEILSKIDQGTVIFTAHGVSPEVRRIAREKGLSIVDATCPDVTKTHDLIRDKVADGYEIIYIGKNGHPEPEGAIGIAPGHVHLIEREEEIDRLALTTDRMIITNQTTMSQWDIRHLINKLSEKFPTAEIHNEICMATQVRQEAVAGQAGEAELCIVVGDPRSNNSNRLAQVSEEIAGVKAYRVADVSEIQIEWLKGKKRVAVTSGASTPTPITKEVISYLEQFDDASPDTWVAKRTINMNKLLPTVRTNTSI from the coding sequence ATGGAAATTGTCAAAATATCACCGCGCGGTTATTGCTATGGGGTTGTAGATGCTATGGTTATGGCACTGCAAACGGTCAAAAATTCAGAATTGCCGCGCCCAATTTATATATTGGGCATGATTGTTCACAACAGTCACGTTACAGAGGCGCTCAAGCAGGAAGGCGTTATTACGCTGGACGGCGAGAACCGCCTGGAGATTTTAAGCAAAATCGATCAAGGCACCGTCATATTCACGGCTCACGGCGTCTCGCCCGAGGTTCGCCGGATCGCCCGCGAGAAAGGGCTGTCGATCGTCGATGCGACCTGTCCGGACGTGACGAAGACGCATGATCTCATACGCGATAAGGTTGCAGATGGATATGAAATCATTTATATCGGCAAAAATGGGCATCCTGAGCCTGAGGGCGCAATCGGCATTGCGCCAGGTCATGTGCATCTGATCGAACGTGAAGAAGAGATTGATCGGCTTGCGCTGACGACGGATCGTATGATCATTACGAACCAGACGACGATGTCGCAATGGGACATCCGCCACCTGATCAACAAGCTGTCCGAGAAGTTCCCGACAGCGGAAATTCATAATGAGATCTGCATGGCTACGCAGGTCCGGCAGGAAGCCGTTGCCGGTCAAGCCGGAGAAGCGGAGCTCTGTATCGTCGTGGGCGATCCGCGAAGCAATAACTCCAACCGGCTTGCCCAGGTTTCGGAGGAAATTGCCGGCGTGAAGGCGTACCGGGTCGCTGACGTAAGTGAAATCCAGATCGAATGGCTGAAAGGCAAGAAGCGCGTTGCCGTTACTTCAGGCGCATCGACGCCGACGCCGATTACCAAGGAAGTCATCTCTTATCTTGAACAGTTTGACGATGCGTCCCCCGACACATGGGTGGCTAAAAGAACGATCAACATGAACAAGCTGCTGCCAACCGTCCGTACGAACACGTCGATCTAA
- the glnA gene encoding type I glutamate--ammonia ligase: protein MSVQNVLNTISENNIQFVDFRFVDLAGRAHHITLPATEVDEDTFVNGVAFDGSSIAGFRGIEESDMVMMPDTESVFVDPFMDHPTLNIMCNIYTPDGERYERDPRSIAQKAEEFLQQSGVGTTAFFAPESEFFIFDDVRYESSMNTSFFSVDSEEAAWNTGRKEEGGNLGFKIGVKGGYVPVAPVDSQQDIRSEMVRVMQETGLRVERHHHEVATAGQAEINFRFDTLTKTADNLMKYKYIVHNVARQYGKSATFMPKPIFGDNGSGMHVHQSIFDGDSPLFYEKGAYANLSPMAMHYIGGILHHAPALIALSNPSTNSFKRLVPGYEAPVNLVFSKGNRSAAIRIPVAAVTPKGCRIEFRTPDSTANPYLSFAAMLLAGLDGIKRKIDPVALGYGPFDKNIYELSDEDKKEIRSVPGTLDEALDALEADSEFLTESGVFTQDFIDNYVAVKRQEAKAVTIRVHPHEYSLYFDC from the coding sequence ATGTCAGTTCAAAACGTTTTGAACACAATCTCAGAAAACAATATTCAGTTTGTCGATTTCCGCTTTGTAGACCTCGCAGGTCGCGCGCATCATATTACGCTTCCGGCGACAGAGGTTGACGAGGATACATTCGTTAATGGCGTTGCGTTCGACGGCTCCTCGATCGCAGGCTTCCGCGGTATTGAAGAATCCGATATGGTCATGATGCCGGATACGGAGTCGGTATTTGTCGATCCGTTCATGGATCACCCGACCTTGAACATTATGTGCAACATATACACGCCGGACGGCGAGCGTTATGAACGGGATCCGCGCAGCATCGCCCAGAAGGCGGAGGAATTCCTGCAGCAATCCGGCGTCGGTACGACAGCATTCTTCGCGCCTGAATCCGAATTTTTCATCTTCGACGATGTTCGTTACGAGAGCTCGATGAACACCTCCTTCTTCTCCGTCGATTCGGAAGAAGCGGCTTGGAACACGGGACGCAAGGAAGAAGGCGGAAACCTCGGATTCAAAATCGGTGTTAAGGGCGGCTATGTTCCCGTTGCGCCAGTCGATTCCCAGCAAGATATCCGCAGCGAAATGGTTCGCGTGATGCAGGAGACGGGCTTGCGCGTCGAGCGTCACCACCATGAAGTTGCAACGGCCGGCCAAGCGGAAATCAACTTCCGTTTCGATACGCTGACCAAGACGGCCGATAACCTGATGAAATATAAGTACATCGTTCATAACGTTGCGCGCCAGTATGGCAAAAGCGCTACATTCATGCCGAAGCCGATCTTCGGCGATAACGGAAGCGGAATGCATGTACATCAATCGATCTTCGACGGCGATTCGCCATTGTTCTACGAGAAAGGCGCTTATGCCAACCTGAGCCCGATGGCAATGCACTACATCGGCGGTATTTTGCACCATGCTCCGGCTTTGATCGCGTTGTCGAATCCTTCGACGAACTCGTTCAAGCGTCTGGTTCCGGGCTACGAAGCGCCGGTTAACCTCGTCTTCTCCAAAGGCAACCGTTCCGCTGCGATCCGTATTCCGGTTGCCGCAGTAACGCCTAAGGGATGCCGCATCGAGTTCCGTACGCCGGATTCCACCGCTAACCCGTATCTTTCGTTCGCGGCGATGCTGCTTGCCGGCCTTGACGGCATTAAGCGCAAGATCGATCCGGTCGCGCTTGGCTATGGACCTTTCGATAAGAACATCTACGAGCTGTCCGACGAGGACAAGAAAGAGATCCGTTCGGTTCCAGGCACGCTGGACGAAGCGCTCGACGCTCTGGAAGCCGACAGCGAGTTCTTGACCGAAAGCGGCGTCTTCACGCAAGACTTCATCGATAACTACGTTGCCGTGAAACGGCAAGAAGCCAAAGCGGTTACGATTCGGGTTCATCCGCACGAGTACAGCCTGTATTTCGACTGCTAA
- a CDS encoding aminotransferase-like domain-containing protein, which produces MDYRFSSKVNRLQSSAERDIMKWTGGKEIISLAGGLPAEELLPLEAVREAAGRVFKNGSGVLQYGLTEGYLPLREQLGQRMASKGMPVSPDEMLLTTGSQQAIDLAVRALAEPGSAVLVENPANIAGLQVFHLNGLHVIPVECDTDGMIIEEAERLIRQHKPALVYVVPTFGSPTGRAWTTQRRRGLVECCRRHGIPIVEDDPYGEIKFDANAHYPTLFSIEGKAGGGVVLYTSTLTHTVAPAVRLGWVMGDRDVIRMMAKAKQAADLQSSALDQQIVDQLLRHFPLDRHARKLGKSYGQRMQHMQSLLRQLGMRDASWAEPQGGLFLWLKLPEGLDGEALLRCAVMKGVTFVPGSTFFVREPIRNTARLNYTYTSGERMAAGIARLGEAISEFVARS; this is translated from the coding sequence GTGGATTATCGATTTTCGAGCAAAGTGAATCGGCTGCAATCATCCGCTGAACGGGACATCATGAAATGGACGGGGGGAAAGGAAATCATATCGCTTGCAGGCGGCCTTCCGGCGGAGGAACTGCTCCCGCTGGAGGCGGTAAGGGAAGCGGCCGGCCGGGTGTTTAAGAACGGCAGCGGCGTGCTTCAGTACGGCCTTACCGAAGGATATTTGCCGCTTCGCGAGCAGCTGGGCCAGCGGATGGCATCCAAGGGAATGCCTGTCAGCCCGGATGAAATGCTGCTTACAACGGGCTCTCAGCAAGCCATCGACTTGGCTGTGCGCGCGCTCGCGGAGCCGGGCAGCGCTGTATTGGTCGAGAATCCGGCCAATATAGCTGGGCTTCAAGTTTTTCATCTGAACGGCCTGCATGTCATCCCGGTGGAATGCGACACCGACGGTATGATTATAGAGGAAGCCGAGCGGCTTATACGCCAGCACAAGCCGGCTCTTGTGTACGTCGTTCCTACCTTCGGGAGCCCGACCGGGCGGGCATGGACGACACAGCGGCGCCGAGGCTTAGTGGAGTGCTGCCGGCGTCACGGGATCCCCATCGTGGAGGACGATCCTTATGGAGAGATAAAGTTCGACGCCAATGCGCATTATCCGACGCTTTTCTCCATCGAGGGGAAGGCCGGCGGCGGCGTTGTTTTGTATACGAGCACCTTAACCCATACCGTGGCGCCGGCTGTCCGATTGGGCTGGGTAATGGGCGACAGGGATGTCATCCGAATGATGGCAAAGGCGAAGCAGGCGGCGGATCTGCAATCGAGCGCGCTTGATCAGCAAATCGTGGACCAGCTGCTTCGTCATTTTCCGCTGGATCGGCATGCCCGCAAGCTCGGGAAATCGTACGGTCAGCGGATGCAGCACATGCAGTCCCTCCTGCGTCAGCTCGGGATGAGAGATGCTTCGTGGGCGGAGCCGCAGGGCGGGCTGTTCTTGTGGCTGAAGCTTCCTGAAGGTCTTGACGGCGAAGCGCTGCTGCGCTGTGCCGTTATGAAGGGCGTCACGTTCGTCCCGGGCTCGACGTTCTTCGTGCGGGAGCCGATACGGAATACAGCCAGACTGAATTACACGTATACATCCGGTGAACGAATGGCCGCCGGCATCGCCCGGCTTGGTGAGGCCATCTCCGAATTCGTGGCACGCAGCTGA
- a CDS encoding sensor histidine kinase, with protein MSIRLKLTMWYSSLLAVTLLIFGVSIYWFVNYNTYRDVKSQIEEQLRQLRIVPTVDFFSGGLNLNYSNRFEGNNVYIQVVNYTNGELDQSDNLKDTRLRLPVPDPDKKIETGYVQLEVDHYRFLAYQLPLQLKANNETVGVLQVAYYTSPLDNYMKNLRTTLIFSSLAVIVIAFTVGLIIARQALRPVKNVIQAVTQIKNGSNLSVRIEREGPNDEMGHLTDTLNSMLERIETTYNELDEAYMAQRRFVSDASHELRTPLTTIRGNIELLERMWLPALEAAQAKRADGGSGDMGSLLTESNVVLTREAMMDVAAEAKRMSGLVNDLLSLARADAGYVMEKQEELLLPLVEDVARRAQLLPRTAEWVIGDLSPLEGVTVHGHADFLRQLLFIFVENAFKYTPSGYVKLHAVKSGNQAGIVIQDTGIGMNSDEIPHIFERFYRADVSRGKTSGTGLGLSIAKWIIDEHSGSIEVSTREGEGSTFTVWLPLAFLDKSNQV; from the coding sequence ATGTCGATCCGGCTGAAACTAACGATGTGGTATTCTTCCTTGCTGGCCGTGACGCTTCTTATCTTTGGCGTATCCATCTATTGGTTCGTCAACTATAACACTTATAGGGACGTAAAATCGCAAATCGAGGAGCAGCTTCGCCAATTGCGCATTGTGCCGACGGTTGATTTTTTCAGCGGGGGGTTGAATCTTAATTACTCGAACCGGTTCGAAGGCAACAATGTGTATATTCAGGTTGTCAATTATACGAACGGGGAGTTGGATCAGTCCGACAATCTGAAGGATACGAGGCTGCGGCTGCCTGTTCCGGATCCCGATAAGAAGATTGAAACCGGTTATGTGCAATTGGAGGTCGATCATTACCGGTTTCTGGCCTATCAGCTGCCACTGCAATTAAAGGCTAACAATGAGACCGTCGGCGTGCTGCAGGTCGCTTATTATACAAGCCCGCTTGACAATTATATGAAAAATTTAAGAACGACTCTGATCTTCTCCTCCCTCGCGGTCATCGTAATCGCATTTACAGTCGGGCTTATTATTGCGCGGCAGGCGCTGCGGCCGGTCAAGAACGTCATTCAAGCCGTTACGCAGATCAAGAACGGATCGAATCTTAGCGTGCGGATCGAGCGCGAAGGCCCCAATGATGAAATGGGACATCTGACGGATACGCTGAACAGCATGCTAGAGCGCATTGAAACGACGTACAATGAGCTGGATGAGGCCTATATGGCGCAGCGTCGGTTCGTATCCGACGCGTCGCATGAGCTGCGGACGCCGCTGACGACTATACGCGGCAATATCGAGCTGCTGGAGCGAATGTGGCTGCCCGCGCTGGAAGCGGCGCAAGCCAAACGGGCAGACGGAGGATCAGGTGACATGGGATCGCTGTTAACGGAATCCAATGTTGTGCTGACGCGGGAAGCCATGATGGATGTGGCCGCCGAAGCGAAGCGGATGTCGGGGCTCGTCAATGATCTGCTGTCGCTGGCCCGCGCAGATGCGGGATACGTCATGGAGAAGCAGGAGGAGCTGCTCCTTCCGCTGGTCGAGGACGTTGCGCGCAGAGCGCAGCTGCTGCCTCGGACGGCTGAATGGGTGATAGGCGATCTGTCCCCGTTAGAGGGCGTTACCGTACACGGCCATGCAGACTTCCTGCGCCAGCTGCTGTTCATCTTCGTAGAGAATGCATTCAAATACACGCCGTCGGGGTATGTCAAGCTGCATGCGGTCAAATCCGGCAACCAAGCGGGCATTGTCATTCAAGATACGGGAATCGGCATGAACAGCGATGAAATTCCGCACATCTTCGAGCGGTTCTACCGTGCGGACGTATCCCGCGGCAAGACAAGCGGAACGGGACTCGGGCTTTCGATTGCCAAATGGATTATCGATGAGCATTCCGGCTCGATCGAGGTTTCGACACGGGAAGGCGAAGGATCGACATTTACCGTATGGCTGCCTCTTGCTTTTCTCGACAAGTCGAATCAGGTATAA
- the trmL gene encoding tRNA (uridine(34)/cytosine(34)/5-carboxymethylaminomethyluridine(34)-2'-O)-methyltransferase TrmL, whose protein sequence is MAFHIVLVEPEIPANTGNIARTCAATGTHLHLVRPLGFNTDDKTLKRAGLDYWYAVNLTYYDSFEEVKEKNPQGRFFFASTRASKRYTDFTFADGDFFVFGKETKGLPETILNEHPATCMRLPMTDKVRSLNLSNSAAIVVYEAFRQTGFPGME, encoded by the coding sequence ATGGCATTTCATATTGTGCTTGTCGAGCCGGAAATACCGGCGAATACAGGCAATATCGCACGCACGTGCGCGGCGACGGGGACGCATCTTCATCTGGTCCGGCCGCTTGGATTCAATACCGACGACAAGACGCTGAAGCGGGCGGGTCTCGATTACTGGTACGCGGTTAACCTCACTTATTACGATTCCTTCGAGGAAGTGAAGGAGAAGAATCCGCAAGGGCGTTTCTTCTTCGCAAGCACCCGGGCTTCCAAACGATACACGGATTTTACGTTTGCCGATGGCGATTTCTTCGTATTTGGCAAAGAGACCAAAGGATTGCCGGAGACTATACTGAACGAGCATCCTGCGACATGCATGCGGCTGCCGATGACGGACAAGGTTCGTTCGCTTAATTTGTCGAATTCAGCCGCAATTGTCGTGTACGAAGCGTTCAGGCAAACCGGTTTTCCCGGGATGGAATAA
- a CDS encoding AbrB/MazE/SpoVT family DNA-binding domain-containing protein translates to MKPAGVVRKVDQLGRIVLPKSLRKRYQMNEGDPVEILVQGDHIILERYRPRCVFCGSMDEVREFKERHLCSVCVSEMVGLRRA, encoded by the coding sequence TTGAAACCAGCTGGCGTCGTGCGCAAAGTCGATCAACTGGGCCGTATTGTGCTGCCCAAATCGCTGCGCAAAAGATATCAAATGAACGAAGGAGACCCCGTGGAGATTCTTGTCCAGGGTGACCATATCATTTTGGAACGTTACCGCCCAAGATGCGTGTTTTGTGGATCAATGGATGAAGTTCGCGAATTTAAGGAGCGTCACTTATGCTCTGTATGTGTGTCTGAAATGGTAGGTTTACGCCGGGCTTAA
- a CDS encoding DUF2062 domain-containing protein: MSVRRKPRSIKRWIKYKYSQLMRAPGGASFVALGFAIGIAVEMVTLPTYGLAFFLIFPLIYWMNASLAGALLGFVVGKIIYIPVAFVNSMVGGWVLPNQLRIHIPFAPGWIDHILLVNLKLIVGGIIDGILLGVLFYFVIRWAIQLVADKRREKRKERRSLFEAAVPPNTKHATE; the protein is encoded by the coding sequence ATGAGTGTGAGACGCAAACCGCGCTCAATTAAACGCTGGATCAAATATAAATACAGTCAGCTGATGCGGGCTCCCGGCGGAGCATCCTTTGTAGCGCTCGGATTTGCGATCGGCATAGCCGTCGAAATGGTTACGCTGCCCACATACGGTCTTGCATTCTTCCTTATCTTTCCCCTAATCTATTGGATGAACGCAAGTCTGGCCGGAGCGCTGCTAGGGTTTGTCGTCGGCAAAATCATATATATTCCCGTGGCGTTCGTGAACAGTATGGTGGGAGGCTGGGTGCTTCCTAACCAGCTAAGAATTCATATTCCGTTTGCGCCGGGGTGGATCGACCATATCCTGCTCGTCAATTTGAAGCTCATTGTAGGCGGGATTATCGATGGCATTCTGCTCGGCGTACTGTTCTATTTCGTGATCAGATGGGCGATTCAGCTCGTTGCGGACAAACGCAGAGAGAAGCGCAAGGAGCGGCGAAGCTTATTCGAAGCCGCTGTTCCGCCGAACACGAAGCACGCGACAGAGTAG
- the serC gene encoding 3-phosphoserine/phosphohydroxythreonine transaminase, with the protein MTKRAYNFNAGPAALPLEVLQQAQEQLVDYEGAGMSIMEMSHRGEIYEKVHNEAISLLRELYEIPANYKVLLLQGGASTQFAMIPMNLLKSGQVGSYVMTGSWADKAIKEAKLIGETAVAATSEADKFNRIPNISDIQIPANSAYLHVTSNETIEGTQYKQFPVTNEVPLIADMSSDIMSKPIDVSKFGMIYAGAQKNLGPSGVTIVIAREDLVSESPKSIPTMLRYDTHVKNNSLYNTPPSFSVYLANLMLKWVQAKGGAAAIEQYNRDKTKLIYDTIDQSGGFYRGFADTDSRSVMNITFRIQTEELEKQFVKESEQHGFVGLKGHRSVGGLRASTYNAVPLESCKALAEFMSDFQKRNG; encoded by the coding sequence GTGACGAAACGCGCATACAATTTTAACGCTGGACCGGCTGCGCTGCCTCTTGAAGTGCTGCAGCAGGCACAGGAACAGTTAGTCGACTACGAGGGTGCTGGCATGTCCATCATGGAGATGTCGCATCGCGGCGAAATCTACGAGAAGGTTCATAACGAGGCGATATCGCTCCTTCGTGAATTGTACGAAATTCCAGCGAATTATAAGGTCTTGCTTCTGCAAGGCGGAGCAAGCACGCAGTTTGCGATGATTCCGATGAACCTGTTGAAGTCCGGCCAAGTCGGCTCTTATGTGATGACAGGCAGCTGGGCCGACAAGGCCATCAAAGAAGCGAAGCTGATCGGGGAAACGGCAGTTGCAGCAACTTCCGAGGCTGACAAATTCAACCGGATTCCGAACATTAGCGATATTCAAATTCCAGCCAATTCCGCCTATTTGCATGTGACCTCGAATGAAACGATCGAAGGTACGCAATACAAGCAGTTTCCGGTAACGAATGAGGTACCTCTCATTGCGGATATGTCCAGCGACATTATGAGCAAGCCGATCGATGTCAGCAAGTTCGGGATGATTTATGCGGGCGCGCAGAAAAACTTGGGTCCTTCCGGCGTTACGATTGTTATTGCCAGAGAAGACCTGGTATCGGAAAGTCCGAAATCGATTCCGACGATGCTGCGCTACGATACGCATGTGAAGAACAACTCTTTATATAACACGCCGCCATCCTTCTCGGTCTATTTGGCCAACCTGATGTTGAAATGGGTGCAAGCCAAAGGCGGAGCAGCGGCCATCGAGCAATATAACCGCGACAAGACGAAGCTGATCTACGACACTATCGATCAAAGCGGCGGATTCTATCGCGGGTTTGCCGACACAGACAGCCGTTCGGTGATGAATATTACATTCCGCATTCAAACCGAGGAGCTGGAGAAGCAGTTCGTCAAGGAGTCGGAACAGCATGGATTCGTCGGCTTGAAGGGCCACCGCAGTGTCGGCGGCTTGAGAGCTTCAACCTACAATGCAGTTCCTCTCGAAAGCTGCAAAGCGCTTGCTGAATTCATGAGCGATTTCCAGAAACGCAACGGTTAA
- the aroF gene encoding 3-deoxy-7-phosphoheptulonate synthase, which produces MIVITNSSITEERIGEITAYIEKSGVQAHVSRGTDRTVIGIVGKAEPTLAEHLRQMKGVENVIKISKSYKLASRDFHPDDTVIDIKGVKIGGDNLVIMGGPCAVETPEQIDEIARLVKAAGGQVLRGGAFKPRTGPYSFQGVGVEGLAMMAEAGRRHGLLTITEVMTPEYVDVCAEYADILQVGTRNMQNFDLLRKLGTIQTPVLLKRGFSATYDEFLNAAEYMLAGGNPNVMLCERGIRTFEQYTRNTLDLAAIPVLQQLSHLPVISDPSHGTGRRELVEPMSKASVAAGANGLIIEMHTDPDNSMTGDGVQSLFPDQFAGLLKELEQIANIVGKRFDTEKAPAEAFASWKI; this is translated from the coding sequence ATGATCGTCATAACAAACAGCAGCATTACGGAAGAGCGAATTGGTGAAATTACCGCGTATATCGAGAAATCTGGCGTTCAAGCCCATGTATCGCGAGGAACGGACCGGACGGTTATCGGCATCGTCGGCAAGGCAGAGCCGACGCTCGCCGAGCATCTTCGCCAAATGAAGGGCGTCGAGAATGTCATTAAAATATCGAAATCTTATAAACTGGCCAGCCGGGACTTCCATCCCGACGATACGGTTATTGATATTAAAGGCGTCAAAATCGGCGGCGACAATCTTGTTATCATGGGCGGACCTTGTGCCGTGGAAACGCCGGAGCAGATCGATGAGATCGCTCGTTTGGTGAAGGCGGCCGGCGGCCAGGTGCTCCGCGGCGGCGCGTTCAAGCCGCGCACAGGCCCATACAGCTTCCAGGGCGTTGGCGTTGAAGGTTTGGCCATGATGGCGGAGGCGGGACGCAGGCACGGCCTGCTCACGATTACAGAAGTAATGACGCCGGAATACGTCGATGTTTGCGCCGAGTACGCGGATATTTTACAGGTCGGGACACGCAACATGCAGAACTTCGACCTGCTTCGCAAGCTGGGCACGATTCAAACGCCGGTACTTCTGAAGCGCGGATTCAGCGCTACCTATGACGAGTTCTTGAACGCGGCGGAATACATGCTGGCCGGCGGGAATCCGAACGTGATGCTGTGCGAGCGCGGTATCCGGACGTTCGAGCAATACACGCGCAACACGCTTGACCTTGCAGCCATTCCTGTACTGCAGCAGCTGAGCCATCTGCCCGTTATCTCGGACCCAAGCCATGGCACGGGCCGGCGCGAGCTGGTTGAGCCGATGTCCAAAGCTTCTGTCGCCGCCGGTGCGAACGGCCTGATCATTGAGATGCATACCGATCCCGACAACTCGATGACAGGCGATGGCGTACAGTCGCTGTTCCCGGATCAGTTCGCCGGCCTCCTGAAGGAACTGGAGCAAATTGCGAATATCGTCGGGAAACGATTCGACACGGAGAAAGCGCCAGCCGAAGCTTTTGCAAGCTGGAAGATATAA